The following are encoded in a window of Trichocoleus sp. genomic DNA:
- a CDS encoding ABC transporter ATP-binding protein, translating to MILEARHLRKVYSERGKTTVAVQNVSLSIAAREVLAFLGPNGAGKTTTIKMIAGLILPDAGSVKVDGRDPHRDSWALRSIGAVLEGNRNVYWRLTPEENLEYFGVLRGLSQKVARQRGRELLERFGLIDKRRAMVQSLSRGMQQKLAIAVALIHDPQLLLLDEPTLGLDVEATQAVKQLVREIAQEGRAILLTTHQLDIAEELSDRVAIINQGAIVVEEPTSELIRQFSGTTYTIELEQPLSGDRVSKIVALGGSVDGQYLLIHDPQLLYTALDILKPLSLVRIEKDQANLTDIFLRFVKAPEQQSR from the coding sequence ATGATTTTAGAGGCGCGTCATCTCCGGAAGGTTTATTCTGAGCGAGGCAAAACGACTGTTGCCGTCCAAAATGTTTCGCTATCGATCGCTGCGAGAGAAGTGCTGGCGTTTTTGGGTCCCAATGGGGCAGGCAAGACGACCACGATCAAAATGATTGCAGGGTTAATTTTGCCGGATGCCGGATCAGTGAAGGTTGACGGACGTGATCCACACCGAGATAGCTGGGCGCTGCGATCGATCGGGGCAGTGCTAGAGGGCAATCGCAATGTTTACTGGCGACTCACTCCCGAGGAAAATCTGGAATATTTTGGCGTGCTGCGCGGCTTAAGCCAGAAAGTTGCTCGGCAACGAGGCAGAGAACTCCTAGAGCGGTTTGGCTTAATTGACAAGCGACGGGCAATGGTGCAGTCTCTTTCGCGTGGAATGCAGCAAAAACTGGCGATCGCAGTCGCACTGATCCACGATCCGCAACTTCTTCTGCTAGATGAGCCAACGCTGGGACTGGATGTGGAAGCAACCCAGGCAGTGAAACAACTCGTTCGCGAAATTGCCCAGGAAGGACGCGCGATTCTGCTGACCACTCACCAGCTTGATATTGCCGAGGAACTGTCCGATCGCGTTGCCATTATTAATCAGGGAGCGATCGTCGTTGAAGAACCAACGTCTGAACTCATCCGGCAGTTCTCAGGCACAACCTATACGATCGAGCTAGAGCAGCCTTTATCAGGCGATCGAGTCAGCAAAATTGTCGCTCTGGGTGGCTCTGTGGATGGACAGTATTTGCTGATCCACGATCCGCAGCTCCTCTATACTGCGCTGGACATCCTGAAGCCCCTATCGCTCGTCCGGATTGAAAAGGATCAGGCAAACTTGACCGATATTTTCCTGAGATTTGTCAAAGCACCTGAGCAACAGAGCAGGTAA
- a CDS encoding dihydrolipoamide acetyltransferase family protein, whose protein sequence is MINEIFMPALSSTMTEGKIVSWVKAPGDKIEKGETVVIVESDKADMDVESFYEGYLATIVVPAGESAPVGAAIALVAETEAEIEQAQKQAAANSAPAQAVDTAPAQMAAATAVAPTEVATNGASPSVRNGRMIASPRARKLAKDLKVDLSTVKGSGPYGRIVAEDIEAATGKTPTPAPTTAPTTTAPAPVVPAVAPAPAPIAAKIPAPVAPPTPAAPGQVVPLNTLQNAVVRNMMSSLQVPVFRVGYTITTDNLDKLYKQVKSKGVTMTALLAKAVAVTLQKHPLLNAYYTEQGINYRSSINVSIAVAMDDGGLITPVLQNADQLDLYSLSRMWKDLVDRARAKQLQPDEYSSGGFTISNLGMFGVDRFDAILPPGQGAILAVGASRPQIVATSDGMFGVKNQMQVNITCDHRIIYGAHAAAFLKDLAKLIETNPQSLTL, encoded by the coding sequence ATGATCAACGAAATTTTTATGCCTGCTCTCAGTTCCACGATGACTGAAGGCAAGATTGTTTCCTGGGTGAAGGCTCCGGGCGACAAAATCGAAAAGGGCGAAACTGTCGTGATCGTGGAATCTGACAAAGCCGACATGGACGTTGAGTCTTTCTACGAAGGCTACCTCGCCACGATCGTGGTTCCTGCGGGTGAATCTGCCCCAGTGGGTGCTGCAATTGCTTTGGTTGCTGAAACGGAAGCCGAAATCGAGCAAGCCCAAAAACAAGCTGCCGCAAATTCGGCTCCGGCTCAAGCAGTGGATACGGCTCCGGCTCAAATGGCTGCTGCAACGGCAGTTGCTCCTACTGAAGTTGCGACGAATGGTGCTTCTCCTTCCGTTCGGAATGGTCGGATGATCGCCTCGCCACGCGCCCGCAAGCTGGCAAAAGATCTGAAAGTTGATCTCAGCACCGTCAAAGGCAGCGGACCTTACGGACGGATTGTTGCAGAAGATATCGAAGCGGCGACAGGTAAAACCCCAACTCCTGCTCCGACAACCGCTCCGACAACCACTGCGCCTGCTCCAGTCGTTCCTGCTGTTGCGCCTGCTCCTGCCCCGATCGCGGCAAAAATTCCTGCACCTGTGGCTCCCCCAACTCCTGCGGCTCCTGGTCAGGTTGTTCCGCTCAATACGCTGCAAAACGCGGTCGTGCGGAATATGATGTCCAGCCTGCAAGTCCCTGTCTTCCGGGTCGGCTACACTATCACAACGGATAATCTAGATAAGCTCTACAAGCAGGTTAAATCGAAGGGCGTGACCATGACGGCGCTGCTCGCAAAAGCGGTTGCCGTGACGCTGCAAAAGCATCCATTGCTCAACGCCTACTACACCGAACAGGGCATCAACTATCGCTCCTCAATCAATGTCTCGATCGCCGTGGCAATGGACGATGGTGGGCTGATTACCCCAGTTCTGCAAAATGCTGACCAACTCGATCTCTACTCACTTTCCCGAATGTGGAAAGATCTGGTTGATCGCGCCCGTGCCAAACAGCTTCAGCCGGATGAATATAGCAGCGGTGGCTTCACGATCTCGAACCTGGGAATGTTTGGAGTCGATCGCTTTGATGCAATTCTGCCACCCGGACAAGGGGCAATTCTGGCAGTAGGAGCATCGCGTCCTCAAATAGTGGCAACCTCAGATGGCATGTTTGGGGTGAAAAACCAAATGCAGGTCAATATCACCTGCGATCACCGCATTATCTACGGTGCCCATGCTGCTGCCTTCCTGAAGGATCTGGCAAAGCTGATTGAAACCAATCCGCAATCGCTGACTCTGTAG
- a CDS encoding YlqD family protein has protein sequence MEISKPHLLLKRAINIKVIVTPRWKEEVQQQLQSQINQLDGQLQQLEIDGQRTVAEIQKQSANPSDPIVVQQMNNVQVQINQRRSELLGKKNQILQQLQQIQLLDMDQEVSQGQIEGFFRVETGDNLIRKMQVEVLLRDGIVEEIRGDV, from the coding sequence ATGGAAATCTCCAAACCTCATCTGCTCCTCAAACGAGCAATCAACATTAAAGTTATCGTTACTCCTCGCTGGAAGGAGGAAGTGCAACAGCAGTTGCAAAGCCAGATCAATCAGCTTGATGGTCAGCTTCAGCAGTTGGAGATTGACGGGCAGCGGACAGTTGCTGAAATCCAAAAGCAAAGCGCCAATCCCTCTGATCCGATCGTGGTTCAGCAAATGAATAACGTCCAGGTGCAGATCAACCAGCGACGAAGCGAGCTTTTAGGCAAAAAAAATCAGATTTTGCAGCAGCTTCAGCAGATACAGCTTCTAGATATGGATCAGGAAGTCAGCCAAGGACAGATTGAAGGCTTCTTCCGCGTTGAAACTGGTGACAATTTGATCCGCAAGATGCAAGTTGAAGTCTTGCTGCGCGATGGAATTGTTGAAGAAATTCGCGGAGATGTGTAG
- a CDS encoding long-chain fatty acid--CoA ligase encodes MTYVTSKVYELDRAHSRALIDYSEVESISGVWSIVGQSQTADVVAIHDPHSKPEVKITYRQLYQKIQQFAAGIQALGVKTGDRIALFADNSPRWMIADQGLMMAGAVDVVRSAQAEREELLFIFENSGSTGLIVENLVTLKKLRDRLTDFPIQFVVLLTDEAPASDDAIKTLNFSQLMALGENRNPEPVSLDRASLATLLYTSGTTGKPKGVMLTHGNFMHQLLSLGTIVQPNPGDRVLAILPTWHAYERTCEYFLLSQGCTQVYTNLRSVKADLKKYKPNYMVAVPRLWESIYEGVQKQFREQPASRQKLVNFLLDNSQRYVNAKRTYSGLNLNNLYPSTAEKLAARLEASTRWPVHQLADKMVYGKVREATGGEIKQVISGGGSLAMHLDTFFEIVGVEVLVGYGLTETAPVLTARRPWRNLRGSAGLPLPGTEIRIVDPETRQPLPIGERGLVMARGPQIMKGYYENPEATTKAIDPEGWFDTGDLGHLTLEGQLVLTGRAKDTIVLTNGENIEPQPIEDACVRSPYIDQIMLVGQDQRILGALIVPNLEALKQWASNQNLTLRLPGENLAADRAIEVESKPVQDLIRQELTREVKDRPGYRADDRIGPFRLILEPFSIENGMMTQTLKIRRPVVTERYQAMINEMFQ; translated from the coding sequence ATGACCTATGTAACGAGTAAAGTGTACGAACTCGATCGCGCCCATTCTAGGGCTTTGATTGATTACAGCGAGGTTGAGTCTATTTCGGGCGTCTGGTCGATTGTGGGACAGTCTCAAACGGCGGATGTCGTCGCAATCCATGATCCGCACAGCAAGCCTGAAGTCAAAATTACCTATCGTCAGCTTTATCAAAAAATCCAGCAGTTTGCAGCAGGAATTCAGGCATTAGGCGTGAAAACAGGCGATCGGATTGCGCTGTTTGCAGATAATAGTCCTCGTTGGATGATTGCCGACCAGGGCTTAATGATGGCGGGTGCAGTAGATGTGGTGCGGAGTGCCCAGGCAGAGCGGGAAGAACTGTTATTTATTTTTGAAAATAGCGGCAGTACTGGGTTAATTGTCGAAAATCTGGTAACGCTGAAAAAGCTGCGCGATCGGCTCACAGATTTTCCAATTCAGTTTGTTGTGCTGCTGACGGATGAAGCGCCTGCTTCTGACGACGCTATTAAAACGCTGAATTTTTCGCAGCTCATGGCGCTGGGTGAGAATCGCAACCCCGAACCAGTCTCGCTCGATCGCGCTTCTCTGGCAACTTTGCTTTATACCTCTGGAACCACAGGCAAACCCAAAGGCGTGATGCTGACTCACGGCAATTTTATGCATCAGCTTTTGTCGCTGGGGACGATCGTGCAGCCGAATCCGGGCGATCGAGTGCTGGCAATTCTTCCTACCTGGCACGCTTATGAGCGAACCTGCGAGTATTTTTTGCTGTCTCAAGGCTGTACGCAGGTTTACACCAATCTGCGATCTGTCAAGGCGGATCTGAAGAAGTACAAGCCAAACTACATGGTGGCAGTGCCGCGCTTGTGGGAGTCGATTTATGAGGGCGTTCAGAAGCAGTTTCGAGAGCAGCCAGCAAGCCGACAAAAGCTGGTGAATTTCCTTTTAGACAACAGCCAACGGTACGTCAACGCCAAACGAACCTACAGCGGCTTGAACCTGAATAATCTGTATCCTTCTACTGCTGAAAAATTGGCGGCTCGTCTGGAAGCATCAACGCGATGGCCAGTCCATCAACTTGCCGACAAAATGGTTTATGGCAAAGTTCGGGAAGCGACAGGCGGCGAGATTAAACAGGTCATTAGTGGCGGTGGCTCTCTAGCAATGCACCTGGATACTTTCTTTGAGATTGTCGGCGTCGAGGTACTGGTTGGCTATGGCTTAACCGAAACGGCTCCCGTGTTAACAGCGCGGCGTCCCTGGCGGAATCTGCGGGGTTCTGCTGGATTGCCGCTTCCTGGTACAGAAATTCGCATTGTTGACCCTGAAACCCGTCAGCCCTTGCCGATCGGAGAACGTGGTTTGGTCATGGCACGCGGACCACAAATTATGAAGGGCTACTACGAAAATCCGGAAGCAACGACAAAAGCGATCGACCCGGAAGGCTGGTTTGATACTGGAGATTTGGGTCATTTGACACTAGAAGGACAACTGGTGCTGACTGGACGCGCCAAAGATACGATTGTCCTGACAAACGGTGAGAATATTGAGCCACAGCCAATTGAAGATGCTTGTGTTCGCAGCCCTTATATCGATCAAATCATGCTGGTTGGGCAAGATCAGCGAATTTTGGGCGCATTGATTGTGCCAAATCTGGAAGCATTGAAGCAGTGGGCAAGCAACCAAAATCTAACGCTGCGTCTACCTGGAGAGAATCTTGCGGCTGATCGTGCGATCGAAGTCGAAAGCAAGCCTGTACAGGATTTAATCCGGCAGGAACTCACCCGCGAAGTAAAAGACCGTCCGGGTTATCGGGCAGACGATCGAATTGGACCCTTCCGCTTAATTCTCGAACCTTTCTCAATTGAGAACGGCATGATGACCCAAACGCTGAAGATTCGCCGTCCCGTGGTGACCGAACGGTATCAAGCTATGATCAACGAAATGTTCCAGTAA
- a CDS encoding DUF427 domain-containing protein, which translates to MPKAIWNGTVLAESDQCEKVEGNFYFPPNAIHSEYFKPSSTHTTCPWKGVASYYNVEVDGQVNKDAAWFYPQAKDAAKNIEGYIAFWRGVKVEP; encoded by the coding sequence ATGCCGAAGGCAATTTGGAATGGTACGGTGTTAGCCGAAAGTGACCAATGCGAGAAAGTAGAAGGTAATTTCTATTTTCCACCTAATGCAATTCATTCTGAATATTTCAAGCCCAGCAGCACCCACACAACCTGTCCCTGGAAGGGCGTTGCCAGCTACTACAACGTTGAGGTTGATGGTCAAGTCAATAAAGACGCTGCCTGGTTCTATCCTCAGGCTAAAGATGCTGCCAAAAACATTGAGGGATATATTGCCTTTTGGCGTGGGGTCAAGGTCGAACCTTAG
- a CDS encoding tetratricopeptide repeat protein has protein sequence MKRRGQLIVGIGLGLGLIFVPQVVSAQSSLLIAQETAPASQSSAVQFFQSGVDQVNAQDYQNAIDSFDRALKLTPDYSPAYFYRGIAQAALGNLEAAIADYTQAIQLTPGYTDAFFYRGIAHAKQGSSSQAIADFDQVIALDGRRADAYVQRGSVKVAIRDQPGALADFSRAIDLNSDNAAAYLNRGSIYFELGRSLDAVQDLNRAIELDPNSAIAYYNRGFVYTSRNMPQAALPDFTRAIELQPDYAQAFLARGMVQAKLGNDSAAIGDLDRAVALNNNSPEAYKIRGDLRQQAGDVTGAIADYDQALTLRPDYAAAYRGRGDARIAIEGNKTNTEQAPQFLAIQPENASANAGFTGDRVGALADYTEALRLNPNDADAYFNRGQIYARTGQLESARTDFQRAANLYLQQGQPEGYRQVIKEVRSLSDDR, from the coding sequence ATGAAGCGTCGAGGTCAGCTTATTGTCGGCATTGGGTTAGGGCTGGGATTGATTTTTGTTCCCCAGGTTGTTTCTGCACAGTCTTCTCTGTTAATTGCTCAAGAAACGGCTCCAGCAAGCCAATCTAGTGCAGTACAGTTTTTCCAGAGTGGCGTCGATCAGGTTAATGCTCAGGACTATCAGAATGCGATCGATAGCTTCGATCGTGCTCTTAAATTGACTCCAGACTATTCGCCTGCCTATTTTTATCGGGGCATCGCTCAGGCTGCATTAGGCAACTTAGAAGCAGCCATTGCTGACTACACACAGGCAATTCAGCTTACCCCCGGCTACACCGATGCTTTCTTCTACCGGGGCATTGCTCATGCTAAGCAAGGCAGTTCTTCTCAAGCCATCGCAGATTTTGATCAAGTGATTGCGCTGGATGGCAGACGGGCAGATGCTTATGTTCAGCGTGGCTCTGTCAAAGTGGCAATTCGCGATCAGCCAGGAGCTCTTGCTGACTTTAGTCGAGCGATCGATCTGAACTCAGATAATGCTGCTGCCTATTTGAATCGAGGCAGTATTTATTTTGAGTTAGGCAGATCTCTAGATGCAGTCCAGGATTTGAACCGGGCGATCGAACTCGACCCTAATTCAGCGATTGCTTATTACAACCGGGGTTTTGTTTATACGAGCCGTAACATGCCCCAAGCGGCGCTTCCAGACTTCACCCGGGCGATCGAACTTCAGCCGGATTACGCTCAGGCATTTCTGGCAAGAGGCATGGTGCAGGCAAAACTCGGCAATGATTCGGCTGCAATCGGCGATTTAGATCGAGCAGTTGCTTTAAACAACAATTCTCCAGAAGCATATAAAATTCGGGGTGATTTGCGACAGCAGGCAGGGGATGTAACAGGAGCAATTGCCGATTACGATCAAGCTCTGACGCTACGCCCAGACTATGCCGCTGCCTATCGAGGTCGGGGTGATGCCAGAATTGCGATCGAGGGAAACAAGACCAACACCGAACAGGCTCCTCAGTTTCTTGCAATTCAACCAGAAAATGCATCTGCGAATGCCGGATTCACGGGCGATCGAGTGGGGGCACTGGCAGACTATACAGAGGCGCTTCGCCTCAACCCCAACGATGCCGATGCCTACTTCAATCGGGGGCAGATTTATGCTCGTACAGGGCAGTTAGAGTCAGCTAGAACAGACTTTCAACGGGCTGCCAATCTCTATCTCCAGCAAGGTCAGCCAGAGGGCTATCGTCAAGTTATTAAGGAAGTTCGAAGTTTGTCTGATGACAGGTAA
- the infB gene encoding translation initiation factor IF-2 gives MNNGKVRIYELSKELNLDNRDILAVCDQLDISVKSHSSTITEAEAARIRSAAEKYTPSHASPKAAASVHAGVASKPTSAQAPIKKQQILEIRKHRPLAEPPRRPEAEPILEVAELEAETPISSQSARPAMKLNTPTRPVRPEADPPDTQAEVFTADEETDLTDEIQEPDQPELLEAEPDELTSPEAVAPSAVVRESAAPLTPPARPVAKTPEASQSNLVNRPVLKRARVDAPEQTAARVSPRPSDGGSPGGREVSRRQDGASPTGKSDVLLKPKPVIELRRKPVRPGESGTTGEEAGTAAKVGAPAGEGFAADGDRDLRRPTPPRLSKRGGKWEEEEDEEQEAAKTAKAGTKTKRRAPLIDEDEELELIEEVFDEDEDEEPAATQISLSLARPPKPKGRPGQPKPAAAAAAPVRGGKRSGESFRSRRDRRNQTETKQRPAEIVLTGSISVHDLAEELAAPETELIRFLFIKGMAANINQILDIPTAVMVAQEYGVEVKTEAAAAEARKVTEMLDASDLESLVRRPPVVTIMGHVDHGKTTLLDSIRKTKVAQGEAGGITQHIGAYHVDVETEGGIQQVVFLDTPGHEAFTAMRARGARVTDIAVLVVAADDGVRPQTIEAISHAKAAGVPIVVAINKVDKEEAQPDRVKQELTEFSLVPEEWGGDTIMVPVSAIKGDNLDTLLEMLLLVAEVEDLHANPDRTAKGTIIEAHLDKAKGPVATLLVQNGTLRVGDVLVAGSTFGKVRAMVDDRLQRVEAASPSFAVEVLGLSDVPAAGDEFEVYRDEKEARSIASTRLDQQRQSRLQQAMASRRVSLNTLSAQAQEGELKELNLILKADVQGSVEAILGALQQLPQKEVQVRVLLAAPGEITETDVDLAAASNAVIVGFNTTFASGARQAADGAGVDVRDYNIIYKLLEDIQGAMEGLLEPEMVEEHLGQTEVRAVFPVGRGAVAGCYVQSGKMIRNCRLRVRRRGEVIYEGVLDSLKRMKEDTKEVNAGYECGIGVDGFKDWELGDIIEAFRLVTKRRTLSV, from the coding sequence ATGAACAACGGCAAAGTGAGAATATACGAATTATCGAAGGAATTGAATTTGGACAATCGAGACATACTAGCGGTTTGTGATCAACTGGACATCTCTGTGAAAAGCCACAGCAGTACGATTACAGAGGCTGAAGCAGCACGTATTCGTTCCGCTGCCGAGAAATATACCCCCAGTCATGCTTCTCCTAAGGCTGCTGCATCAGTCCATGCGGGCGTAGCCTCTAAACCAACGAGCGCTCAAGCACCGATCAAGAAGCAGCAGATTCTAGAGATTCGCAAGCATCGTCCTCTGGCTGAACCGCCCAGACGACCGGAAGCTGAACCCATTCTTGAAGTTGCTGAACTCGAGGCTGAGACTCCTATTTCTTCCCAATCTGCTCGACCCGCCATGAAGTTGAACACGCCCACTCGCCCTGTTCGACCTGAAGCTGACCCGCCTGATACCCAGGCTGAAGTTTTCACTGCTGACGAAGAGACGGATCTCACAGATGAGATTCAGGAACCTGACCAGCCAGAACTGCTCGAAGCAGAGCCAGATGAGCTTACTTCACCTGAGGCAGTTGCACCATCTGCTGTAGTGAGGGAGTCTGCAGCTCCTTTGACTCCACCAGCTCGTCCGGTTGCAAAAACACCCGAAGCGTCTCAATCTAATCTGGTGAACCGTCCGGTTTTAAAGCGGGCAAGAGTTGATGCGCCTGAGCAAACGGCAGCAAGAGTGTCTCCTCGCCCTTCTGACGGTGGCTCTCCAGGGGGTAGAGAAGTTTCGCGTCGGCAGGATGGAGCATCACCAACCGGAAAATCCGATGTGCTCCTGAAGCCAAAACCGGTTATAGAACTTCGTCGGAAGCCAGTTCGTCCGGGTGAATCAGGGACGACGGGAGAAGAAGCTGGTACAGCCGCAAAAGTGGGTGCTCCCGCAGGTGAGGGCTTTGCCGCAGATGGCGATCGAGATTTGCGCCGTCCGACTCCACCCCGTTTATCAAAGCGCGGTGGTAAGTGGGAGGAAGAAGAGGACGAAGAGCAAGAAGCAGCAAAGACTGCCAAAGCTGGCACAAAAACGAAGCGACGTGCTCCTCTTATTGATGAGGATGAAGAACTTGAACTGATCGAAGAAGTCTTCGATGAAGATGAAGATGAAGAGCCTGCAGCAACACAGATCAGTCTCTCACTTGCCCGTCCACCTAAGCCAAAGGGTCGTCCAGGACAGCCAAAACCTGCGGCGGCAGCAGCGGCTCCGGTACGAGGAGGCAAGCGATCGGGTGAGTCTTTCCGCAGTCGGCGCGATCGGCGTAACCAGACTGAAACAAAGCAAAGACCAGCTGAGATCGTCCTCACAGGCAGCATTTCAGTTCATGACCTGGCGGAAGAACTTGCTGCTCCTGAAACAGAACTGATTCGGTTCTTGTTTATCAAGGGTATGGCAGCAAACATTAACCAGATCCTTGACATTCCAACTGCAGTCATGGTGGCGCAGGAATATGGAGTCGAGGTCAAGACAGAAGCAGCCGCAGCAGAAGCCCGTAAGGTGACTGAAATGTTGGATGCATCAGACCTGGAGAGCCTAGTGCGCCGTCCTCCAGTTGTTACCATCATGGGTCACGTTGACCACGGGAAAACAACCCTGCTTGACTCGATCCGTAAAACAAAGGTGGCACAAGGGGAAGCAGGCGGAATTACACAGCATATTGGGGCATACCATGTTGATGTGGAAACCGAAGGTGGAATTCAGCAGGTCGTCTTCCTTGATACGCCTGGTCACGAAGCCTTTACTGCAATGCGGGCACGCGGCGCTAGAGTCACGGATATCGCAGTTCTAGTTGTTGCAGCCGATGATGGGGTACGTCCTCAGACGATCGAAGCAATTAGCCACGCTAAAGCTGCGGGTGTGCCGATCGTGGTGGCAATCAACAAGGTTGACAAAGAAGAAGCCCAGCCCGATCGCGTGAAACAGGAACTGACAGAGTTTAGCCTTGTTCCAGAGGAGTGGGGCGGCGACACGATTATGGTTCCAGTCAGTGCAATCAAGGGCGATAACCTCGACACCTTGCTAGAAATGCTCTTGCTGGTGGCTGAAGTTGAAGATCTTCATGCCAACCCTGACCGAACAGCGAAGGGAACCATCATTGAGGCACATCTGGACAAAGCGAAGGGCCCGGTGGCAACGCTCCTCGTCCAGAATGGAACACTGCGCGTCGGTGATGTACTTGTTGCAGGTTCAACGTTCGGTAAAGTCCGGGCAATGGTGGACGATCGACTACAGCGGGTTGAAGCAGCATCTCCTTCGTTTGCAGTCGAAGTCTTAGGACTGAGTGATGTCCCTGCCGCAGGCGACGAATTTGAGGTCTACCGCGATGAGAAAGAGGCTCGATCGATTGCATCGACCCGTCTGGATCAGCAGCGTCAGTCTCGTCTCCAGCAGGCAATGGCTTCGCGTCGGGTTAGTCTCAACACGCTCTCTGCTCAAGCGCAGGAAGGCGAGTTAAAGGAACTAAACCTGATTCTGAAGGCAGACGTACAAGGTTCAGTCGAAGCGATTCTGGGCGCACTCCAGCAGTTGCCGCAGAAGGAAGTACAGGTTCGAGTCTTGCTAGCTGCTCCGGGCGAAATCACTGAAACAGATGTAGACCTGGCTGCTGCAAGTAATGCCGTAATTGTTGGCTTCAATACCACTTTTGCGAGTGGTGCTCGTCAAGCGGCTGATGGTGCGGGAGTCGATGTTCGAGACTACAACATCATCTATAAGCTTCTGGAAGATATCCAGGGCGCAATGGAAGGTCTGCTTGAGCCTGAGATGGTTGAAGAACATTTGGGTCAAACCGAAGTTCGAGCTGTCTTCCCAGTTGGACGAGGTGCGGTCGCAGGCTGCTATGTCCAGTCTGGCAAGATGATCCGTAACTGCAGGCTACGAGTTCGACGCAGAGGTGAAGTCATTTACGAAGGCGTTCTTGATTCGTTGAAGCGGATGAAGGAAGACACGAAAGAAGTAAATGCTGGCTATGAATGCGGTATCGGTGTCGATGGCTTTAAAGACTGGGAATTGGGCGACATTATTGAAGCCTTCCGTCTCGTTACAAAACGGCGGACGCTCTCAGTTTAG
- a CDS encoding YlxR family protein: MTLPSLPFCSQTALFISPAVMPPNHRRCISCRKAADREFFWRIVRVFPAKNVELDQGMGRSAYLCPQASCLQAAQKKDRLGRALKAAVPEEIYQTLWHRLSTTATIERSDRQLP; this comes from the coding sequence ATGACTCTCCCCTCTCTGCCGTTTTGTTCTCAAACTGCGCTTTTTATCTCTCCTGCTGTTATGCCACCCAATCACCGCCGTTGTATTAGCTGCCGCAAAGCCGCCGATCGCGAATTTTTCTGGCGAATTGTTCGAGTCTTTCCAGCAAAAAACGTCGAGCTTGATCAGGGGATGGGGCGCTCAGCATATCTCTGCCCACAGGCAAGCTGTTTACAAGCAGCTCAGAAGAAAGATCGATTGGGGCGTGCACTGAAAGCAGCAGTTCCTGAAGAAATTTATCAAACGTTATGGCATCGTCTCTCTACAACCGCTACGATAGAGAGAAGCGATCGTCAATTGCCATGA